A portion of the Manihot esculenta cultivar AM560-2 chromosome 2, M.esculenta_v8, whole genome shotgun sequence genome contains these proteins:
- the LOC110604593 gene encoding uncharacterized protein At5g64816, translated as MVDPWWYLLGAAIPAVVAGQAFRMKKKRAEEQRLKSARGREKSSDEIFVCERVCTSKRMLKKVGALSKDPILDTCVTVCGVSELDACADACARTVCVNQHQVPNWNDVCLRRCQNECLRLSNSSLTS; from the coding sequence ATGGTGGATCCATGGTGGTATCTATTAGGTGCTGCAATACCAGCTGTTGTTGCTGGGCAAGCCTTTAggatgaagaaaaagagagcTGAAGAACAGAGGCTAAAGAGTGCCAGAGGACGTGAAAAAAGCTCTGATGAAATATTTGTTTGTGAGAGGGTGTGCACTTCAAAGAGGATGTTAAAGAAGGTTGGCGCGTTATCTAAAGACCCTATTCTTGATACTTGTGTCACTGTTTGTGGTGTTTCTGAGCTTGATGCTTGTGCTGATGCTTGTGCAAGAACTGTCTGTGTTAATCAACATCAAGTGCCCAACTGGAATGATGTCTGTCTACGTAGGTGCCAAAATGAGTGCCTTAGGCTATCCAATTCCTCTCTTACTTCTTAA
- the LOC110610094 gene encoding uncharacterized protein LOC110610094, protein MNENSNKAEAERLLGIAEKLLQSRDFNGTRDFAVLAQETESLLDGSDQILAVADVLLSAEKRINNHNDWYAILQIDRRSDDQELLKKQYRRLALLLHPDKNKFPFADQAFKLVADAWAVLSDPAKKSLYDNELNLFSRIDLSNSEKLPVRRSPRPAAKKHAGESVKTSISNSSEDRSQKMKLSSFWTACPYCYILYEYPRVYQDCCLRCQNCQRAFHAVLIPSLPPLVPGRDAYYCCWGFFPLGFTFGSSESGGKNTGTGSGSGQVFPNWMPPIFSTGQQVGDQNGGTSTANTPLVFATGQQVSDKNGNASVGAAPARTGMARGGGNVHVSAGSASGFLKRKRGRPRKYPLPGV, encoded by the coding sequence ATGAACGAAAATTCCAACAAAGCCGAAGCTGAACGCTTGCTTGGAATCGCCGAGAAGCTCCTCCAGTCCCGCGATTTCAACGGTACAAGAGACTTCGCCGTTTTGGCCCAAGAAACGGAGTCTCTCCTCGACGGCTCAGATCAGATCTTGGCCGTGGCCGACGTTCTATTGTCCGCCGAGAAACGCATTAACAACCACAACGATTGGTACGCGATCTTGCAAATCGACCGCCGCTCTGACGACCAGGAGCTCTTAAAGAAGCAGTACCGCCGGCTCGCATTGCTCCTCCATCCAGACAAGAACAAGTTCCCCTTCGCAGATCAAGCGTTTAAGCTCGTCGCAGACGCTTGGGCTGTTCTGTCGGATCCCGCTAAAAAATCACTATACGACAACGAGTTGAACTTGTTCTCGAGGATTGATTTGTCGAATTCAGAAAAACTGCCTGTTCGAAGGAGCCCGCGACCGGCCGCGAAGAAACATGCCGGTGAGAGTGTTAAAACCAGCATTAGTAATAGCTCCGAGGATCGGAGTCAGAAGATGAAGCTATCGTCGTTTTGGACTGCTTGTCCATACTGTTATATTTTATACGAGTATCCTCGGGTTTACCAGGATTGCTGTTTGAGGTGCCAAAATTGCCAGAGAGCGTTTCACGCGGTGTTGATACCTTCGCTGCCGCCTTTGGTACCGGGGAGGGACGCGTATTACTGCTGCTGGGGTTTTTTCCCTTTGGGCTTTACGTTTGGGAGTTCAGAGAGCGGAGGAAAAAACACTGGGACTGGGTCTGGGTCGGGACAAGTGTTCCCAAACTGGATGCCGCCAATTTTCTCCACGGGGCAGCAAGTTGGTGACCAAAACGGGGGCACCTCCACGGCAAATACCCCGCTGGTGTTTGCCACGGGGCAGCAAGTGAGTGATAAAAATGGTAATGCGAGTGTAGGTGCAGCACCTGCTAGGACAGGGATGGCAAGGGGTGGTGGAAATGTGCATGTTTCAGCTGGGAGTGCCTCGGGATTTTTAAAAAGGAAGAGGGGAAGGCCAAGAAAATATCCCCTACCAGGTGTTTAG
- the LOC110609794 gene encoding MADS-box protein AGL24 isoform X1, whose translation MAREKIKIKKIDNITARQVTFSKRRRGLFKKAEELSVLCDAEVALIIFSATGKLFEYCSSSTKDVIARYNLHSNNLDKLERPSLELELENSHRAHLNKEIAEKTQQLRQMMGENLQGLDIEELQQLEKLLEAGLSRVLETKGDKMMNEILMLEKKGAQLLEENKQLKEKMMRILSKGKGPALLEWDGGIHQEEGMSSESATNFCSYPTGPPLPLADDSYYTSLKLGKHGSKSNKFSLNFSLKRAAIYLLLSVNCFAGCPFEDGGKTR comes from the exons ATGGCTAGAGAGAAGATCAAGATCAAGAAGATTGACAACATCACAGCCAGGCAAGTGACCTTCTCAAAGAGGAGACGAGGGCTTTTTAAGAAAGCTGAAGAGCTTTCTGTTCTTTGCGATGCTGAGGTTGCTCTCATCATTTTCTCTGCTACTGGCAAGCTCTTCGAGTATTGCAGCTCCAG TACAAAGGATGTAATTGCGAGGTATAATCTGCATTCTAATAACCTGGACAAACTTGAACGACCTTCACTTGAATTGGAG CTAGAGAATAGTCATCGTGCCCATTtaaacaaggagattgctgaaAAGACACAACAACTAAG GCAGATGATGGGTGAGAATCTGCAAGGATTAGACATTGAAGAATTGCAGCAATTGGAAAAATTGCTTGAAGCAGGACTTAGCCGTGTGCTTGAAACTAAG GGAGATAAGATGATGAATGAGATCTTAATGCTTGAAAAGAAG GGAGCTCAATTACTAGAAGAGAATAAACAGCTAAAAGAGAAG ATGATGAGAATTCTGAGCAAGGGAAAAGGGCCGGCGCTTTTGGAATGGGATGGGGGGATCCACCAGGAAGAAGGCATGTCATCGGAATCTGCCACCAACTTCTGCAGCTACCCTACTGGCCCTCCTCTTCCTCTTGCTGATGATAGCTACTATACTTCTCTCAAATTAGG CAAACATGGAAGCAAGAGCAACAAATTTTCCTTGAACTTTTCATTGAAGCGTGCGGCGATATATCTTTTGCTTTCTGTAAACTGTTTTGCGGGCTGCCCTTTTGAAGATGGTGGGAAGACAAGGTAG
- the LOC110609794 gene encoding MADS-box protein AGL24 isoform X2 yields the protein MAREKIKIKKIDNITARQVTFSKRRRGLFKKAEELSVLCDAEVALIIFSATGKLFEYCSSSTKDVIARYNLHSNNLDKLERPSLELELENSHRAHLNKEIAEKTQQLRQMMGENLQGLDIEELQQLEKLLEAGLSRVLETKGDKMMNEILMLEKKGAQLLEENKQLKEKMMRILSKGKGPALLEWDGGIHQEEGMSSESATNFCSYPTGPPLPLADDSYYTSLKLGLGCCRIIV from the exons ATGGCTAGAGAGAAGATCAAGATCAAGAAGATTGACAACATCACAGCCAGGCAAGTGACCTTCTCAAAGAGGAGACGAGGGCTTTTTAAGAAAGCTGAAGAGCTTTCTGTTCTTTGCGATGCTGAGGTTGCTCTCATCATTTTCTCTGCTACTGGCAAGCTCTTCGAGTATTGCAGCTCCAG TACAAAGGATGTAATTGCGAGGTATAATCTGCATTCTAATAACCTGGACAAACTTGAACGACCTTCACTTGAATTGGAG CTAGAGAATAGTCATCGTGCCCATTtaaacaaggagattgctgaaAAGACACAACAACTAAG GCAGATGATGGGTGAGAATCTGCAAGGATTAGACATTGAAGAATTGCAGCAATTGGAAAAATTGCTTGAAGCAGGACTTAGCCGTGTGCTTGAAACTAAG GGAGATAAGATGATGAATGAGATCTTAATGCTTGAAAAGAAG GGAGCTCAATTACTAGAAGAGAATAAACAGCTAAAAGAGAAG ATGATGAGAATTCTGAGCAAGGGAAAAGGGCCGGCGCTTTTGGAATGGGATGGGGGGATCCACCAGGAAGAAGGCATGTCATCGGAATCTGCCACCAACTTCTGCAGCTACCCTACTGGCCCTCCTCTTCCTCTTGCTGATGATAGCTACTATACTTCTCTCAAATTAGG TCTAGGATGTTGTAGAATTATAGTATGA
- the LOC110609794 gene encoding MADS-box protein SVP isoform X3: protein MAREKIKIKKIDNITARQVTFSKRRRGLFKKAEELSVLCDAEVALIIFSATGKLFEYCSSSTKDVIARYNLHSNNLDKLERPSLELELENSHRAHLNKEIAEKTQQLRQMMGENLQGLDIEELQQLEKLLEAGLSRVLETKGDKMMNEILMLEKKGAQLLEENKQLKEKMMRILSKGKGPALLEWDGGIHQEEGMSSESATNFCSYPTGPPLPLADDSYYTSLKLGLPF, encoded by the exons ATGGCTAGAGAGAAGATCAAGATCAAGAAGATTGACAACATCACAGCCAGGCAAGTGACCTTCTCAAAGAGGAGACGAGGGCTTTTTAAGAAAGCTGAAGAGCTTTCTGTTCTTTGCGATGCTGAGGTTGCTCTCATCATTTTCTCTGCTACTGGCAAGCTCTTCGAGTATTGCAGCTCCAG TACAAAGGATGTAATTGCGAGGTATAATCTGCATTCTAATAACCTGGACAAACTTGAACGACCTTCACTTGAATTGGAG CTAGAGAATAGTCATCGTGCCCATTtaaacaaggagattgctgaaAAGACACAACAACTAAG GCAGATGATGGGTGAGAATCTGCAAGGATTAGACATTGAAGAATTGCAGCAATTGGAAAAATTGCTTGAAGCAGGACTTAGCCGTGTGCTTGAAACTAAG GGAGATAAGATGATGAATGAGATCTTAATGCTTGAAAAGAAG GGAGCTCAATTACTAGAAGAGAATAAACAGCTAAAAGAGAAG ATGATGAGAATTCTGAGCAAGGGAAAAGGGCCGGCGCTTTTGGAATGGGATGGGGGGATCCACCAGGAAGAAGGCATGTCATCGGAATCTGCCACCAACTTCTGCAGCTACCCTACTGGCCCTCCTCTTCCTCTTGCTGATGATAGCTACTATACTTCTCTCAAATTAGG GCTGCCCTTTTGA